Proteins encoded in a region of the Podarcis muralis chromosome 4, rPodMur119.hap1.1, whole genome shotgun sequence genome:
- the DNAJB13 gene encoding dnaJ homolog subfamily B member 13 → MGQDYYAVLDLTRSAKDADIKKAYRKLALKYHPYKNKEPWAREKFKQLAEAYDVLSDPLKKGIYDKFAEEGLKGGIPLEFTVDTPWTDGYVFHGNPEKVFRDFFGGDNPFAEFYTAEGAEVNMAFGGLRGKGVKKKDPPIERDLYLSLEDLFYGCTKKIKISRRVMNDDGHASTIKDKILTIDVRPGWKQGTKITFQEEGDQGPNIIPADIIFIVKEKIHPRFKREDDNLIYVAPLPLGKALTGCTVDVRTLDERLLNIPLNDIVHPKYFKVVPGEGMPLASDPTCKGDLIMYFDILFPQRLTPAKKEMLRHALLT, encoded by the exons ATGGGTCAGGATTACTACGCCGTCCTGGATCTCACCCGCAGCGCCAAGGATGCGGACATCAAGAAGGC cTATCGGAAGCTGGCCTTGAAGTACCACCCCTATAAGAACAAGGAACCGTGGGCCAGAGAGAAGTTTAAGCAGCTTGCGGAAGCCTACGATGTCCTGAGCGATC cACTGAAGAAGGGCATTTACGACAAATTTGCCGAGGAAGGCCTCAAAGGAGGGATCCCCTTGGAGTTTACGGTGGACACCCCATGGACAGACGGCTATGTGTTCCACGGAAACCCTGAGAAGGTCTTCCGGGACTTCTTTGGAGGAGACAACCCCTTTGCCG AGTTCTACACTGCAGAAGGGGCTGAAGTCAACATGGCATTTGGGGGGCTGCGAGGGAAGGGAGTGAAAAAGAAGGACCCTCCGATCGAGAGAGACCTCTACCTTTCACTGGAGGACTTGTTCTACGgatgcaccaaaaaaatcaagaTTTCTCGTAGG GTCATGAATGACGACGGCCACGCTTCCACCATCAAAGACAAGATCTTGACCATCGATGTGCGCCCAGGGTGGAAACAAGGAACCAAGATCACCTTTCAAGAGGAGGGGGACCAG GGCCCAAACATCATCCCGGCAGACATCATCTTCATCGTCAAGGAGAAGATCCATCCCAGGTTTAAAAGAGAAGACGATAACCTGATCTATGTGGCCCCACTCCCTCTGGGGAAG GCTCTGACCGGGTGCACCGTGGATGTGAGGACCCTCGACGAACGGCTGCTCAACATCCCTCTCAATGACATCGTACA CCCCAAGTACTTCAAGGTGGTGCCAGGAGAGGGGATGCCCCTGGCCAGTGACCCCACCTGCAAGGGGGACCTCATCATGTACTTCGACATCCTCTTCCCCCAAAGGCTCACCCCGGCCAAGAAGGAGATGCTGAGACACGCCCTCCTCACCTGA